The following are encoded together in the Qingshengfaniella alkalisoli genome:
- a CDS encoding AAA family ATPase: MFTHADLAQLQAQSLKMQGWIRRQTYSPELEKTLRRFSSWEVAELILNVNQSTLRGRLANDPTLPQGMVEEDGRQRWYTLEEINELRRRVKLNRKSLMPYRPQGKRAVRAAIANFKGGAGKSTVALHFAHAAALDGYRVLCVDFDPQATLSHSMGLSDITEDFTVWGIMARDLVHETERMNSAARGAESGASLPQRKLPAAITEMGIADLRAGDFIKPTSWPTIDIVPSCANAAFVEFASAQYRHVNPEWSFFAAVSRYLDTLPDDAYDLIIFDCPPAIGYQSMNAVFAADVLYIPSGPGYWEYDSTTSFIGQLSEALEDLARFSGGVPAGTLNLPKAFQDIRFLLTRYEPNNELHRAMRSAFEKVFGDRLAENAIEMTRAVEQSGRFLSSIYETDYRDMTRETWRRARASFDGAYEEFRTNLCAAWDQLEADR, translated from the coding sequence ATGTTTACACACGCCGACCTGGCGCAGCTACAGGCGCAGTCACTGAAAATGCAGGGCTGGATCCGACGTCAGACATATTCACCCGAGCTTGAGAAGACCCTGCGCCGCTTTTCCAGTTGGGAGGTGGCGGAGTTGATCCTCAATGTAAACCAATCGACATTGCGCGGGCGGCTCGCCAATGACCCCACCCTGCCCCAGGGTATGGTCGAAGAAGACGGGCGGCAGCGCTGGTACACGCTGGAAGAAATCAATGAACTTCGCCGCCGCGTGAAGCTGAACCGCAAATCCCTGATGCCTTATCGCCCGCAGGGCAAACGCGCGGTGCGCGCGGCGATTGCCAACTTCAAGGGCGGCGCGGGTAAATCGACGGTCGCGCTTCACTTCGCTCATGCTGCGGCGCTGGATGGTTACCGTGTTCTCTGCGTGGATTTCGACCCGCAGGCGACGCTCAGTCATTCGATGGGCTTGTCTGACATAACCGAGGATTTCACCGTATGGGGTATCATGGCCCGCGATCTGGTGCATGAAACCGAACGAATGAATTCCGCCGCGCGCGGCGCGGAGAGCGGCGCCAGCCTGCCCCAGCGCAAGTTGCCCGCCGCGATCACCGAGATGGGCATTGCCGATCTGCGCGCCGGTGACTTCATCAAGCCGACCAGCTGGCCGACGATCGACATCGTGCCGTCCTGTGCCAACGCGGCCTTCGTTGAATTTGCCAGCGCCCAGTACCGGCATGTGAACCCGGAATGGTCGTTTTTCGCGGCGGTGTCGCGCTACCTCGATACGCTGCCCGATGATGCCTATGACCTGATCATCTTCGACTGTCCGCCCGCGATTGGGTATCAGTCGATGAACGCGGTGTTTGCCGCGGATGTGCTCTATATCCCGTCCGGTCCGGGCTACTGGGAATACGATTCCACCACCAGCTTCATCGGTCAGCTGTCCGAGGCCCTGGAGGATCTGGCGCGGTTTTCGGGAGGTGTCCCCGCGGGGACACTCAACCTGCCCAAGGCGTTTCAAGACATCCGCTTCTTGCTGACACGGTATGAACCCAACAACGAATTGCACCGCGCGATGCGTTCGGCATTTGAAAAGGTTTTTGGCGACAGGTTGGCCGAGAACGCAATCGAAATGACCCGTGCGGTGGAGCAGTCCGGACGCTTCCTCAGTTCCATCTATGAAACAGACTACCGTGACATGACCCGTGAAACATGGCGGCGTGCGCGCGCGTCCTTTGATGGCGCATACGAGGAATTCCGCACAAACCTGTGCGCGGCATGGGATCAACTGGAGGCAGATAGATGA